From one Solanum stenotomum isolate F172 chromosome 12, ASM1918654v1, whole genome shotgun sequence genomic stretch:
- the LOC125847011 gene encoding uncharacterized protein LOC125847011, which yields MTARLIISQVKPMWLQMPQVKNPLQAFPESFTLANLQIKSILLELVKEAQKLNEKLVKLTRKVQNRGKLDFTFIEDGVLFYQNKLGVPNDDKLGRKILNEAHTSPYAMHPGGTKMYQTIKEHYWCNGMKSDIAEFISKCLVCQQVKVEHQVPVGLLRPMSKPEWK from the coding sequence atgactgCACGATTGATTATCAGCCAAGTAAAGCCAATGTGGTTGCAAATGCCACAAGTCAAAAATCCTTTGCAAGCATTTCCTGAGTCCTTTACCCTTGCTAATTTGCAAATAAAGTCAATATTACTTGAACTGGTGAAGGAAGCACAAAAGTTGAATgagaaacttgtaaaattgacCAGAAAAGTTCAAAATAGGGGAAAACTTGATTTTACATTCATAGAGGATGGTGTCTTATTTTATCAGAACAAGTTAGGCGTCCCTAATGATGACAAATTGGGGAGAAAAATACTGAATGAAGCACATACTTCACCATATGCAATGCATCCTGGAGGTACAAAGATGTACCAGACCATCAAAGAACATTATTGGTGTAATGGTATGAAGAGTGACATTGCGGAGTTCATTTCcaaatgtttggtttgtcaacaagtaaaggtagaacatcaggTCCCTGTTGGTTTACTACGGCCCATGTCGAAGCCGGAATGGAAATGA